The proteins below are encoded in one region of Bremerella sp. P1:
- a CDS encoding HD domain-containing protein, which yields MTQPSKLRRQIAHQAARMLYDRQESEYYHAKMKAARRVQRGWVKEADLPTNAEIRDEVQSMARMFEGDNRLDNLLTMRLEALRMMKVLQRFRPKIVGSVLTGHVRKGSDIDLHIFSDSMSAVTATLEAEGIRYDVQRKHVNKPGAAGVYTHIHIREEYPFELTVRATKDASVVSKSSITGKPQERMTIAEFEQFLADTYNEIEYAEGLAAVENQVDRFLQYEALLLPLENVKQSPKWHPEGDALYHSLQVFDRARDHLPYDEEFLLAALLHDVGKGIDPYDHVQAGLEALGDDITQRTHWLIAHHMEAALVVDGTIGARAKRRLKESEDYEELILLARCDREGRKVGVETSELEEAIDYLRQLSYECDAW from the coding sequence ATGACACAACCGTCGAAACTGCGTCGCCAGATTGCCCATCAGGCTGCGCGCATGCTGTACGACCGCCAGGAATCTGAGTACTACCACGCCAAGATGAAAGCAGCCCGTCGAGTCCAACGAGGCTGGGTCAAAGAAGCCGACCTTCCGACAAACGCCGAGATTCGCGACGAAGTGCAATCGATGGCGCGTATGTTCGAGGGGGACAACCGACTCGATAACTTGCTCACCATGCGGCTGGAAGCTCTTCGCATGATGAAAGTTCTCCAGCGTTTCCGTCCTAAGATCGTGGGAAGCGTTCTCACGGGGCATGTCCGCAAAGGGTCGGACATCGATCTGCATATTTTTAGTGACAGCATGTCGGCCGTAACCGCAACGCTGGAAGCCGAAGGAATACGCTACGACGTCCAGCGTAAGCACGTTAACAAACCTGGTGCCGCTGGCGTCTATACACACATCCACATTCGAGAAGAATATCCATTCGAGCTTACAGTTCGAGCCACGAAGGATGCCTCGGTCGTTTCCAAGAGTTCGATCACCGGCAAACCACAAGAGCGGATGACCATTGCCGAGTTCGAACAATTCCTGGCAGACACCTACAACGAGATTGAGTACGCCGAAGGACTCGCGGCGGTCGAGAACCAAGTCGATCGTTTCCTTCAGTACGAGGCACTGCTACTACCTCTGGAGAACGTCAAGCAAAGCCCCAAATGGCATCCTGAAGGAGACGCTCTTTACCATAGCCTCCAAGTCTTTGACCGAGCGCGCGACCACTTACCCTACGACGAAGAGTTCCTGCTGGCCGCGCTACTGCATGACGTGGGCAAGGGGATCGATCCTTACGATCACGTTCAAGCAGGCCTGGAAGCCCTCGGAGACGACATTACCCAGCGAACCCACTGGCTCATTGCCCATCACATGGAAGCTGCACTAGTCGTCGACGGTACGATTGGAGCCAGAGCGAAACGCCGCTTGAAAGAGTCGGAGGATTACGAAGAGCTAATCCTCCTAGCACGCTGCGACCGCGAGGGCCGGAAAGTTGGCGTTGAGACTTCGGAGCTCGAAGAAGCGATCGACTATCTGCGTCAGCTTTCCTACGAATGCGACGCCTGGTAG
- a CDS encoding fumarylacetoacetate hydrolase family protein — MRLAKFIGTHGTPAVGLVRENEVVQFSSQDVTSLFEILDADDPVQKVESLLDNAQDTVALDQVVLLPPIDQQEVWAAGVTYKRSQTARMEESEAAADCYDRVYMSDRPELFFKATPGRVTGTGQTLRIRKDSKWNVPEPEFALALNSRGQIVGVTIGNDMSSRDIEGENPLYLPQAKVYDQCCGLGPWVVLASEYWKDHSELSQVKVQLSIVRAGNEVFQGDTSLDQLARSLEGLVEYLFRDQHFPRGAFLLTGTGIVPDNDFTLQPQDIVSIQISGIGTLTSEIVQG, encoded by the coding sequence ATGCGCCTCGCAAAGTTTATCGGAACCCACGGAACCCCAGCGGTTGGCTTGGTGCGTGAGAATGAAGTCGTCCAGTTTTCCAGCCAGGATGTGACCAGCCTGTTCGAGATTCTCGATGCGGACGATCCTGTGCAAAAGGTCGAGTCATTACTTGACAACGCGCAGGATACGGTAGCTCTTGATCAAGTGGTCCTGCTGCCCCCCATCGATCAACAGGAAGTCTGGGCTGCCGGTGTAACCTACAAGCGAAGCCAAACGGCGCGGATGGAAGAGTCGGAAGCGGCGGCCGATTGCTACGATCGGGTGTACATGTCGGATCGGCCCGAGCTTTTCTTCAAGGCGACGCCTGGCCGAGTTACCGGAACGGGGCAGACACTACGAATTCGAAAAGATTCCAAGTGGAATGTTCCCGAGCCAGAATTCGCGTTGGCTCTGAATTCTCGCGGGCAAATTGTCGGTGTGACGATCGGCAACGACATGAGCAGTCGCGACATCGAAGGAGAGAACCCCCTTTATCTTCCGCAAGCAAAAGTTTATGACCAATGTTGCGGATTAGGACCTTGGGTTGTTCTGGCCTCCGAATATTGGAAGGACCATTCAGAACTTTCCCAGGTGAAAGTGCAGTTGAGTATCGTCCGGGCTGGAAACGAGGTCTTTCAGGGAGATACCAGCCTCGATCAATTGGCCCGCTCGTTGGAAGGCCTGGTCGAGTATCTCTTCCGAGATCAGCACTTCCCACGCGGAGCATTTTTGCTGACGGGAACCGGAATTGTTCCCGACAATGATTTCACTCTGCAGCCGCAAGACATCGTGAGCATACAGATTTCAGGTATTGGCACCCTGACCAGCGAGATTGTTCAAGGGTGA
- a CDS encoding aldehyde dehydrogenase (NADP(+)) has translation MAAEKVLIGGKWRDAEHNETFQAENPASKQALPEQYPISTWSDVDQVLSAAAGAFQEMRQMAVEKLELFLNRFAELLDENKQAICELANTESGLPVSPRLLDVEMPRTINQLRLAAAAAVDGSWRAATIDTKSGIRSYFAGIGPVAVFGPNNFPLAFSGASGGDFAAAIAAGNPVIVKANPAQPGTTRELVKLAQQAADESGLPAAAVQLIYHMANEDGLKFVADPRLGAIGFTGSKTAGLKLKEAADKVGKPIYLEMSSVNPVVILPGALTERGDALVGEFQTSCLMAAGQFCTNPGLVILLEDDHSTKFVEAVKTGFAQAPSGTLLTKGVEAGLTQNLKVLIDAGADVEASGSGEGSSQGYTCPNTLLSTSAEKFLSNAETFQTEAFGNCSLFVKAKNLAEVCEVIDSLEGNLTGTIYSDTDGSDDPAYDQVAHHLRPKVGRLINDKMPTGVAVSAAMNHGGPFPATGHPGFTAVGIPASIHRFAALQCFDNVRANRLPRELQDENPTGKTWRFVDGTWTQDSIG, from the coding sequence ATGGCGGCAGAAAAGGTTCTCATCGGCGGAAAATGGCGAGACGCTGAGCATAACGAAACGTTTCAAGCCGAGAACCCCGCAAGCAAACAGGCACTACCTGAACAATATCCCATCAGCACGTGGAGTGATGTCGATCAGGTGCTGAGTGCCGCCGCCGGCGCGTTTCAGGAAATGCGCCAAATGGCGGTCGAGAAGCTGGAGTTGTTCCTGAATCGGTTTGCGGAACTACTCGACGAAAACAAGCAAGCGATCTGCGAACTGGCCAACACCGAAAGTGGCTTGCCTGTGTCGCCTCGCCTGCTGGATGTCGAGATGCCGCGAACGATCAATCAGCTTCGCCTGGCCGCCGCTGCGGCCGTCGATGGATCTTGGCGAGCGGCGACGATAGATACGAAAAGTGGAATCCGTTCGTACTTCGCAGGTATCGGTCCGGTTGCTGTCTTCGGCCCGAATAACTTTCCGCTGGCATTCAGTGGTGCTTCTGGCGGTGACTTTGCTGCGGCCATCGCTGCTGGTAATCCTGTCATCGTGAAGGCCAACCCGGCTCAGCCAGGGACCACCCGCGAGCTTGTGAAGCTTGCTCAGCAAGCCGCCGACGAATCCGGACTTCCGGCAGCTGCGGTGCAGTTGATCTATCACATGGCCAACGAAGATGGCTTGAAGTTCGTGGCCGACCCTCGGCTCGGGGCGATCGGCTTCACGGGCAGCAAGACCGCTGGGCTGAAGTTGAAGGAAGCTGCCGATAAGGTTGGAAAGCCAATTTACCTGGAAATGTCGAGCGTGAATCCGGTCGTGATCCTGCCAGGGGCATTGACAGAACGCGGCGATGCTCTCGTCGGCGAATTCCAAACGAGCTGTCTGATGGCAGCCGGTCAGTTCTGCACTAATCCCGGACTGGTCATTTTGTTGGAAGATGACCACTCGACCAAGTTCGTTGAAGCCGTGAAGACAGGCTTTGCCCAGGCTCCGAGCGGCACGCTTCTGACCAAAGGTGTTGAAGCAGGGCTGACTCAAAACCTGAAGGTCCTGATCGACGCCGGGGCGGATGTTGAAGCGAGTGGAAGTGGCGAAGGTTCATCGCAGGGATATACCTGTCCGAACACGTTGCTTTCGACCAGCGCCGAGAAGTTCTTGTCCAACGCGGAAACGTTCCAAACCGAGGCCTTCGGAAACTGCTCCCTGTTCGTCAAGGCAAAGAACCTGGCGGAAGTCTGCGAGGTGATCGACTCATTGGAAGGCAATCTGACCGGGACGATCTACTCGGATACGGACGGTAGCGATGATCCTGCCTATGATCAAGTCGCTCATCATTTGCGTCCGAAGGTCGGTCGTTTGATCAACGATAAGATGCCGACCGGGGTAGCCGTCAGTGCCGCCATGAATCACGGTGGTCCCTTCCCGGCGACTGGGCATCCAGGCTTCACTGCTGTAGGTATCCCGGCTTCGATTCATCGTTTCGCGGCCCTGCAGTGCTTCGACAATGTCCGAGCCAATCGCCTTCCGCGGGAACTCCAAGACGAGAACCCTACCGGCAAGACTTGGCGTTTTGTGGACGGAACGTGGACGCAAGATAGCATCGGCTAA
- the floA gene encoding flotillin-like protein FloA (flotillin-like protein involved in membrane lipid rafts) — MWYVYALATFMLIVFGIVILIVLLNYGQLWFQAYMSSADVSLWSLVGMSLRQVNSRLIVKAKIMAKQSGLDIDRRSGISTKRLEAHYLAGGNVMHVIHAIIAAQRAGIDLDFDRAAAIDLAGRDVVDAVKTSVLPKVIECPDPRRSGKSTLSAIAKNGVELRVRAKVTVRTSLEQLIGGATEETVIARVGESIISAIGSSEHHTHVLENPDVITRAVLARGLDAHTAYEIVSIDIADIDVGENVGARLQNDQAEADTRVARAKAEQRRAEAIASEQENKAKVAMNRAKLVFAEAEVPKAMAEAFRSGKMHTQAENGQAG; from the coding sequence ATGTGGTACGTCTACGCTTTGGCGACGTTCATGCTGATCGTTTTCGGCATTGTGATTCTCATTGTCTTGCTGAACTACGGCCAACTCTGGTTTCAAGCGTACATGTCGAGTGCCGACGTTTCGCTATGGAGCCTCGTGGGCATGAGCTTGCGTCAGGTGAACAGCCGGCTGATCGTTAAAGCCAAGATTATGGCGAAGCAATCGGGCCTCGATATCGACCGCCGCAGTGGAATCAGTACCAAACGGCTGGAGGCCCACTACCTGGCCGGCGGTAATGTGATGCACGTGATTCACGCTATCATTGCGGCACAGCGCGCCGGGATCGACCTGGACTTTGATCGCGCCGCCGCCATTGACTTGGCCGGGCGTGATGTGGTGGACGCTGTGAAGACGAGCGTGCTCCCCAAGGTGATTGAGTGCCCTGATCCTCGCCGTAGTGGTAAGAGCACGCTTAGCGCGATCGCCAAGAATGGTGTCGAGCTTCGCGTTCGTGCCAAGGTGACGGTGCGAACTTCGCTCGAACAGTTGATCGGTGGTGCCACAGAAGAAACCGTGATCGCGCGTGTTGGCGAGAGTATTATTTCCGCGATTGGTTCGTCGGAACATCATACCCATGTGCTCGAGAATCCTGATGTGATTACCCGGGCAGTGCTCGCACGTGGTCTCGATGCTCATACGGCATACGAAATCGTTTCGATCGACATCGCCGATATCGACGTCGGCGAAAACGTCGGGGCTCGTCTGCAAAACGACCAGGCCGAAGCGGACACGCGTGTGGCTCGGGCTAAAGCTGAGCAGCGGCGTGCCGAGGCAATTGCATCGGAACAGGAAAACAAGGCCAAGGTCGCGATGAACCGCGCGAAGCTTGTCTTTGCAGAAGCCGAGGTTCCCAAGGCCATGGCCGAGGCATTCCGCAGCGGTAAGATGCACACCCAGGCAGAGAACGGTCAGGCTGGCTAA
- a CDS encoding PH domain-containing protein translates to MKQAIAGLSLSSERESTALIVWPSVSATSMGQFLGRLYEKKAGVSFFTVGNLFVLLSIPIAIPLYLWNVLPVVGTRYRVTNRHVNVERGVQGVMERQIALDQFDQIEVRQMPGQAWFRSADLVFFKGEEEVFSLPGVPYPEGFRTACLKASMTYRGFQEIHSRQASGA, encoded by the coding sequence ATGAAACAAGCCATCGCAGGGCTTTCATTAAGTTCAGAACGCGAGTCGACAGCACTCATTGTCTGGCCGTCTGTTTCTGCGACCTCGATGGGGCAGTTTCTCGGTCGCTTGTACGAGAAGAAGGCAGGCGTTTCGTTCTTTACCGTTGGCAACCTTTTCGTGTTGCTCTCGATCCCCATCGCGATTCCGCTCTATCTGTGGAATGTTCTCCCGGTGGTAGGAACGCGGTATCGAGTTACGAATCGTCATGTGAATGTCGAGCGCGGCGTTCAAGGCGTCATGGAGCGGCAAATCGCGCTGGATCAGTTCGATCAAATCGAAGTGCGGCAAATGCCCGGCCAGGCCTGGTTTCGATCCGCCGATCTTGTCTTCTTCAAGGGGGAAGAGGAAGTCTTCTCACTGCCTGGAGTTCCCTACCCGGAAGGCTTTCGAACCGCGTGTCTTAAGGCCTCTATGACCTACCGCGGCTTTCAGGAGATCCACTCGCGTCAGGCGAGTGGTGCTTGA
- a CDS encoding pyroglutamyl-peptidase I family protein, whose amino-acid sequence MKHRILITAFEPFLQYPTNASMQILSHWAEDSPGSERVVFTTEILPVDYELAEPRLGDLHADSFDFALHLGQSPRIDEYQLEMVALNLKSDPTTPTSPLSPLGPTAFTSQLPLDTWCQDLREHDLPTSVSFHAGTYLCNATYYWSTEIYRQRGLSDRSLFVHVPLIDMEDTNAENQIRRGSRMLARLVRLIEGHLDVNQAPLA is encoded by the coding sequence ATGAAGCATCGGATTCTGATAACGGCCTTCGAGCCCTTCCTGCAGTACCCGACCAACGCATCGATGCAGATCCTTAGCCATTGGGCTGAGGATAGTCCCGGCTCGGAGCGAGTCGTGTTCACGACCGAAATACTGCCAGTCGACTATGAACTGGCCGAACCACGACTGGGTGACCTGCATGCTGATTCGTTCGACTTTGCCCTGCACCTGGGGCAGTCACCAAGGATCGATGAATATCAGCTCGAGATGGTGGCGCTCAACCTGAAGTCCGATCCCACGACACCGACTTCACCACTAAGTCCCCTCGGCCCGACCGCATTTACCAGTCAATTACCACTGGATACTTGGTGCCAGGACTTACGAGAGCACGACCTTCCTACCTCCGTGAGCTTTCACGCCGGGACCTATCTCTGCAATGCGACCTACTATTGGTCGACGGAAATCTATCGTCAACGCGGGCTGTCTGACCGTAGCCTGTTCGTCCATGTCCCACTAATCGACATGGAAGACACCAACGCCGAAAACCAAATACGCCGTGGATCGCGAATGCTGGCCCGGTTGGTACGTCTGATCGAGGGGCATCTTGACGTTAATCAAGCACCACTCGCCTGA
- a CDS encoding ferrochelatase: MTNLPYDAVLVLSFGGPEKPDDVIPFLENVLRGRNVPRERMLEVAEHYYHFGGKSPINDQNRALIEALKSELAAHDIALPIYWGNRNWYPLLPDTLKQMHADGHRNVLVFVTSIFSSYSGCRQYREDIQRALKELSLEEEMTLDKIRTFYNHPDFVETMADRVRDAISELPEDGSDQRKVLFTAHSIPSAMAVNCAYEKQLHESSRLISEAVGVEDWSLVYQSRSGPPQQPWLEPDVCDVIQEIADQKSARQVVVVPVGFVSDHMEVIYDLDDEAATLAEEVGIAMARAKTAGTHPKFVGMIRKLIEERLGITDEKEAIGKFGPSHDVCPIDCCKYEPRRPSPVQPTE; the protein is encoded by the coding sequence ATGACAAACTTACCTTACGACGCCGTACTCGTCCTCTCCTTCGGCGGCCCCGAGAAGCCGGACGATGTCATTCCTTTCCTCGAAAACGTGCTTCGCGGTCGCAATGTCCCCCGCGAGCGAATGCTGGAAGTCGCGGAGCACTATTATCACTTCGGCGGCAAAAGCCCCATCAACGATCAGAATCGAGCGTTGATCGAAGCCCTGAAGTCAGAACTGGCAGCCCACGACATTGCACTTCCTATTTACTGGGGAAATCGCAACTGGTATCCGCTGTTGCCAGATACCTTGAAGCAGATGCACGCTGACGGACACCGCAACGTGCTGGTCTTCGTGACCTCGATCTTCAGCTCCTACTCAGGCTGCCGCCAGTATCGCGAAGATATCCAGCGAGCACTCAAAGAGCTGAGCCTGGAAGAAGAGATGACGCTCGACAAGATCCGGACTTTCTATAATCATCCGGACTTTGTCGAGACGATGGCAGATCGAGTTCGTGATGCCATCAGCGAACTTCCTGAGGATGGCTCGGACCAGCGAAAAGTACTGTTCACAGCGCACAGCATTCCCAGCGCCATGGCGGTTAATTGCGCCTATGAGAAGCAGTTGCATGAAAGCTCGCGACTGATTTCCGAAGCGGTCGGAGTCGAAGACTGGTCGCTCGTTTATCAAAGTCGCAGTGGCCCTCCGCAACAACCATGGCTGGAACCAGACGTATGTGACGTTATTCAAGAGATCGCGGATCAAAAGTCGGCACGCCAAGTTGTGGTCGTTCCGGTCGGCTTTGTTTCCGATCACATGGAAGTTATCTATGATTTGGATGACGAAGCAGCCACACTTGCCGAGGAAGTTGGCATTGCGATGGCCCGCGCCAAGACTGCCGGGACCCATCCCAAGTTCGTTGGCATGATCCGCAAGCTGATCGAAGAACGCCTTGGCATCACTGACGAAAAGGAGGCGATCGGCAAGTTTGGCCCATCCCACGATGTCTGCCCGATCGACTGCTGCAAATACGAGCCGCGTCGACCGTCTCCTGTTCAACCTACTGAGTAA